The Bacillus zhangzhouensis region TGCTCTTGCGCCTGTTATAGACTTACAGGTTCACTATAAAAAACCATTGCTTTATGGTGAAACAGCAACCGTTTATACATGGATTGAAGAATATAATGGTGTCAAAACGGTGTATGGCTATGAAATTCAAAAACCTGATGGACAAACAGCGATGACAGGGACAACTTCACATATTTGTGTAGATAAAGATACCTTTAGACCTATTCAATTTAGAAAAGCCTTTCCTGCCTGGCATAAAGTATATGAACAGTCGAAGAAGCAGGTTTAATTTTGGCTTTTGGAATTAAACGCAGCGATTTAAACGCTTGGAAAACAGCTGTTCAGCAAGGAAAAGTTGCTTTTTTAACACACTATTGGCTCGATGACCGCTTTCCAAATGCCAATACCGTCACAAAAGCAGCCTGTCAGGATATGAAGCATTTAGTTGAGTGGGGAGAAAGGCATGGACTAAAAAAAGAATGGATCCATGACCGCGCAGGGTTTCCTCACTTTGACTTAATCGGGGAACCGCAAAAAAGAATTCTGCAAAAGGAACGGTCTTTAGGA contains the following coding sequences:
- a CDS encoding acyl-CoA thioesterase gives rise to the protein MYVSKKEIEVRYAETDQMGIVYHANYLIWMEVGRTALIKELGFSYAQLEADGALAPVIDLQVHYKKPLLYGETATVYTWIEEYNGVKTVYGYEIQKPDGQTAMTGTTSHICVDKDTFRPIQFRKAFPAWHKVYEQSKKQV